A section of the Virgibacillus sp. NKC19-3 genome encodes:
- a CDS encoding YlbE-like family protein produces the protein MDSTSYNYLANNPRMAMFVRYNPIWYRYLSREPERINEIEKEAKKFYGKTFPQQLEKINNQVQMFGMLMRFAEEMKD, from the coding sequence ATGGATTCTACCAGCTATAACTATTTAGCAAATAATCCTAGAATGGCGATGTTTGTTCGTTATAACCCAATCTGGTACCGATATTTGTCTAGAGAACCAGAGCGAATTAATGAGATTGAAAAGGAGGCAAAAAAGTTTTACGGAAAAACGTTCCCACAGCAATTGGAAAAAATAAATAATCAAGTACAAATGTTTGGAATGCTTATGCGATTTGCTGAGGAAATGAAAGATTAA
- the ylbD gene encoding YlbD family protein, protein MSRGELHPTVLEFKEFMNKHPVLLEEVRKNGRSWQEYYEKWVLLGEDDPFWEQYRENANKSQAKEEQKHTELFNQLVKLTKNMDLDKVQEQVHHLNNTISMIQGGINQFQENKKANSTPKEPFNWFRD, encoded by the coding sequence ATGAGTAGGGGTGAATTGCATCCTACCGTGTTAGAATTCAAAGAATTCATGAATAAACATCCGGTTTTACTTGAGGAAGTAAGAAAGAACGGGAGATCGTGGCAGGAGTATTATGAAAAATGGGTACTACTTGGTGAAGATGACCCTTTTTGGGAGCAATACCGTGAGAACGCTAATAAATCCCAAGCAAAGGAAGAACAGAAGCATACGGAATTATTCAACCAATTGGTGAAACTCACAAAAAATATGGATTTAGACAAAGTACAAGAACAGGTACATCACTTAAACAATACGATTTCCATGATACAAGGAGGAATTAATCAGTTTCAGGAAAATAAAAAGGCAAATTCTACACCTAAAGAACCGTTTAATTGGTTTCGGGATTAA
- a CDS encoding CAP domain-containing protein — translation MRVIRNIVILALLGIGGFYLLELDASSPEKAMDSTSDVVERESRIERKTAPEKEPQPMEEGLFQWIGESQQSLVENLGEPQRKDLSAYEYTWWVYTDNSTYTQFGIQDNEIITVYATGSELDTEPIQVGQPYDDVDEQLSFVSEVTYNPGFSSYTFQLNQDDLKTRPLIKISDDVFMQVYFDTFTEKLSSIRVLTADTLLRHRPYELEYRGDLPDEPELTDEQWAKVEEGMEKQLFDITNVMRNQHEQSKLTWEDTVSEVAFSHSKDMAENDYFSHYSQNGDGLKERLSFDDISYVTAGENIAAQYPDAPAAMEGWLNSEGHREALLNGDYTHLGVGVYRFYYTQNFLEKP, via the coding sequence ATGCGGGTCATTCGAAATATAGTTATACTGGCTTTACTTGGAATAGGGGGGTTCTATTTATTAGAACTAGATGCTTCCTCTCCTGAGAAAGCAATGGATAGCACAAGTGATGTAGTAGAAAGGGAAAGCCGGATTGAAAGAAAAACAGCTCCTGAGAAAGAACCCCAGCCAATGGAAGAAGGTTTATTTCAGTGGATAGGCGAGTCTCAGCAATCATTAGTTGAGAATTTAGGTGAACCACAGCGTAAAGATTTGAGCGCTTACGAATACACATGGTGGGTATATACAGATAATAGCACGTATACCCAATTTGGTATACAGGATAATGAAATTATAACCGTTTACGCAACTGGAAGTGAGCTGGATACAGAACCGATTCAAGTAGGACAACCATACGACGACGTAGATGAACAATTGTCATTTGTAAGTGAAGTAACATACAATCCGGGCTTTTCTTCTTATACTTTCCAATTGAATCAAGATGACTTGAAAACACGTCCATTAATCAAAATTTCAGATGATGTATTTATGCAAGTTTATTTTGATACATTTACAGAAAAATTATCTTCCATACGTGTTTTAACAGCTGATACATTGCTTAGACATCGCCCATATGAATTGGAATACCGTGGTGATCTACCGGACGAACCCGAACTAACGGATGAACAATGGGCAAAGGTTGAAGAAGGGATGGAAAAACAACTATTTGATATAACGAATGTTATGCGAAATCAGCATGAGCAATCAAAATTGACTTGGGAAGATACTGTTAGTGAAGTAGCATTTTCCCATAGTAAAGATATGGCGGAAAATGATTATTTTTCTCATTATAGCCAAAATGGTGATGGATTAAAGGAACGATTATCCTTCGATGATATATCATATGTTACAGCAGGAGAAAATATCGCAGCACAATATCCGGATGCACCAGCAGCAATGGAAGGTTGGTTGAATAGTGAAGGGCATCGTGAAGCGTTATTAAATGGTGATTATACCCATTTAGGTGTTGGCGTTTACCGTTTTTACTACACGCAAAATTTCCTGGAAAAACCGTAA
- a CDS encoding YugN family protein translates to MRLENTGIEDVIIEVKPLDHITGLHAFIRAEQWDYERVTYDYRIDSKEKNITYYIRVQGYAIEGDVDRGNAVIKLLTPLLGKHYYPHGVEYGEDENFPENLVERANNLVTKLAEEIDQYKK, encoded by the coding sequence ATGAGATTAGAAAATACTGGGATAGAAGATGTTATAATTGAAGTTAAACCTCTGGATCATATTACCGGATTGCATGCTTTTATTCGTGCTGAGCAATGGGATTATGAACGAGTCACATATGATTATAGAATTGATTCGAAGGAAAAGAACATTACATACTATATTCGTGTCCAAGGATATGCAATCGAAGGAGATGTAGATCGCGGAAACGCTGTAATCAAGCTATTAACTCCGTTACTCGGGAAACACTATTACCCCCACGGTGTTGAATATGGAGAAGATGAAAATTTTCCAGAAAACCTCGTCGAGCGAGCAAACAATTTGGTAACAAAATTAGCAGAAGAAATTGACCAGTATAAGAAATAA